The following proteins are co-located in the Sebastes umbrosus isolate fSebUmb1 chromosome 24, fSebUmb1.pri, whole genome shotgun sequence genome:
- the LOC119483747 gene encoding nuclear receptor subfamily 4 group A member 2-like, protein MPCVQTQCGSSPQGASMASQSSAGDFLTPEFVKFSMELTNSEISHATSGPSSFGPLGDSGYDVKPPCLFQMPVQGELSCVKVEDAHGCPRYQPNMHQSDELGSVYYYSPSPSNFQTPPAHIWEDSSSLYSFRQDYLAAAHRKNTLSRFPHPLQFAHHGHHFMDYQTSSCAPSSRGALQSSEGLCAVCGDNAACQHYGVRTCEGCKGFFKRTVQKNAKYVCLAAKSCPVDKRRRNRCQYCRFQKCMTVGMVKEVVRTAGLKGRRGRLPSKPKTHPDSSSPVGTLLSALIRAHVESNPPPSRLDYFKFKESPGSPQGDDAQHVRQFYELLTRSMEVIRGWALKIPGFTSLPKHDQDLLFYSAFLELFVLRLSYRSNPEEGKLIFCDGSAWHRLQCLRGFGEWIDSIVEFSTNLQRMNLDVSTFSCICSLALVTERHGLKEPKRVEELQNNIVKCLKDADGLSDCWSNRLSRLLEKLRELRTLCIQGLQRIFYLKLEDLVPPPAIIDKLFLDTLPF, encoded by the exons ATGCCGTGCGTGCAGACCCAGTGCGGCTCCTCTCCACAAGGAGCCAGCATGGCCTCTCAGAGCTCCGCTGGAGACTTCCTCACTCCGGAGTTTGTCAAGTTCAGCATGGAGCTCACCAACAGTGAAATCTCCCATGCAACATCTGGTCCCAGTAGTTTTGGTCCTTTGGGTGACTCTGGGTACGACGTGAAGCCTCCATGTCTCTTCCAAATGCCCGTGCAAGGTGAGCTCTCGTGCGTAAAGGTGGAGGATGCGCACGGGTGTCCAAGGTACCAACCCAACATGCACCAATCCGACGAGCTGGGCTCAGTTTATTATTACTCTCCATCACCATCCAACTTTCAAACTCCACCTGCACACATATGGGAGGATTCCAGCTCTTTGTACAGTTTCCGACAAGACTATTTGGCTGCAGCGCACAGGAAAAACACCCTATCCAGATTTCCTCATCCTCTCCAGTTCGCCCACCACGGCCACCACTTCATGGACTACCAGACTTCTTCTTGCGCTCCCAGCAGCCGCGGAGCTCTGCAGAGCTCGGAGGGTCTGTGCGCGGTGTGCGGAGATAACGCAGCCTGTCAGCACTACGGAGTACGCACCTGCGAGGGCTGCAAGGGCTTCTTCAAG CGCACGGTACAAAAAAACGCCAAATACGTGTGTTTGGCTGCCAAAAGCTGCCCTGTGGACAAACGCAGGAGGAACCGGTGCCAATACTGTCGCTTCCAGAAGTGCATGACAGTGGGAATGGTCAAAGAAG TGGTGAGAACAGCCGGTCTGAAAGGTCGAAGAGGTCGCCTGCCGTCCAAACCTAAAACTCATCCGGACTCGTCTTCACCTGTCGGCACCCTCCTGAGCGCCCTCATCAGGGCGCACGTGGAATCAAACCCTCCACCTTCTCGCCTTGACTACTTCAAA TTCAAGGAGAGTCCAGGAAGCCCACAAGGGGACGACGCTCAGCACGTGCGTCAGTTTTATGAACTCTTGACCAGATCGATGGAGGTCATTCGAGGCTGGGCGCTGAAGATCCCGGGCTTCACCTCCCTGCCCAAACACGACCAGGACCTCCTCTTCTACTCGGCTTTCCTGGAGCTCTTTGTTTTACGGCTGTCGTACAG ATCCAACCCGGAGGAAGGGAAGCTGATCTTCTGCGACGGGTCGGCGTGGCACCGGCTCCAGTGCCTGCGGGGCTTTGGGGAGTGGATCGACAGCATCGTTGAATTCTCCACCAATCTGCAGAGGATGAACCTGGACGTGTCCACCTTCTCCTGCATATGCAGCCTCGCTCTGGTCACCG AGCGACACGGACTGAAGGAGCCAAAGAgagtggaggagctgcagaacaACATCGTCAAGTGCTTGAAGGACGCCGACGGACTCTCAGACTGCTGGTCGAACCGTTTGTCCAGACTTTTGGAAAAACTGCGTGAACTTCGCACCCTGTGCATCCAGGGTCTGCAGAGGATTTTCTATCTGAAGCTGGAGGATTTGGTGCCGCCGCCTGCAATAATAGATAAGTTATTCCTCGACACGTTGCCATTTTAG